The Anopheles merus strain MAF chromosome 2L, AmerM5.1, whole genome shotgun sequence genome has a segment encoding these proteins:
- the LOC121592302 gene encoding LOW QUALITY PROTEIN: beta-galactoside alpha-2,6-sialyltransferase 2 (The sequence of the model RefSeq protein was modified relative to this genomic sequence to represent the inferred CDS: deleted 1 base in 1 codon), with translation KVKKLQHCLHKACVIIYNTQQIKINNGNMRVLIEIFIFVILSFTVVLARERRSVFYVKHNSTEKSQKSVSSSDEKPTLWLKDHDAPRIRPHFSLTKTSNFLFDLNRYRCSEPVTPDCINRTVLFRAKIIGELRKRLKEPFTDGDHYQVRYGRQLEPVASPVCRMMRANVRVLSWKEPPFTWNEIGSYLPTSPLFGDVTNGSCVIVASAGSLKRSQLGSFIDEHDIVMRFNHAPTEGYEADVGSKTTIRVVNSQVVTKPEYQLLTAPLFRNVTIAAWDPGKFDQTLAEWLATPDFNLFDNFKKFRSSHPQSNFHIIDPRSIWRAWTALQDLTDVSIRKNPPTSGFIGLGLLLPVCRYIDVVEYIPSTRMNGLCHYYDDELNLGCTFGAWHPLAAEKLLVFRMNSADDYSVFQQGTVRIRTDQLERC, from the exons AAAGTGAAAAAGCTGCAACACTGCCTCCAC AAAGCATGCG TAATCATTTATAACACAcaacaaatcaaaataaacaacGGAAACATGAGGGTTTTAATCGAGATATTTATATTTGTAATCCTCTCATTCACCG TGGTACTCGCACGCGAAAGGCGTAGCGTGTTCTACGTCAAGCACAACTCCACCGAGAAGAGCCAAAAGTCGGTTTCATCGAGCGATGAGAAACCGACCCTCTGGCTGAAGGACCACGATGCACCCCGGATACGACCGCACTTCAGCCTAACCAAAACGTCCAACTTTTTGTTCGACCTCAATCGGTACCGGTGCAGCGAACCGGTCACCCCGGACTGCATCAATCGGACGGTGCTGTTTCGGGCCAAAATCATTGGAGAGCTGCGCAAGCGTCTGAAGGAACCATTCACCGACGGCGATCACTATCAGGTTCGGTACGGCCGGCAACTGGAACCGGTCGCCAGTCCCGTGTGCCGAATGATGCGGGCCAATGTGCGCGTACTGTCCTGGAAGGAGCCGCCCTTTACGTGGAACGAGATCGGTAGCTATCTGCCAACCAGCCCACTGTTCGGTGACGTTACCAATGGGAGCTGTGTCATCGTTGCCAGCGCCGGTTCGTTGAAGCGATCGCAGCTTGGCTCGTTCATCGACGAGCACGACATCGTGATGCGGTTCAATCACGCCCCCACggaggggtacgaggcggacGTTGGTTCAAAGACTACCATCCGTGTGGTGAACTCCCAGGTCGTAACCAAACCCGAGTATCAACTGCTGACAGCGCCACTGTTCCGGAATGTCACGATCGCCGCCTGGGACCCGGGCAAGTTCGATCAAACGCTGGCGGAATG GTTAGCAACTCCGGACTTCAATTTGTTCGATAACTTCAAAAAGTTCCGGAGCAGCCATCCACAGTCGAATTTTCACATCATCGACCCGCGCAGCATCTGGCGGGCTTGGACTGCACTGCAGGATCTGACGGATGTGTCAATTCGAAAGAACCCTCCAACGTCTGGCTTTATCG GGCTGGGTCTTCTATTGCCTGTCTGCCGCTACATAGACGTGGTGGAATACATACCAAGCACTCGCATGAACGGGCTATGTCATTACTATGACGACGAG CTAAACCTCGGCTGTACGTTCGGTGCATGGCATCCACTAGCGGCGGAGAAGCTGCTCGTCTTCCGAATGAACTCCGCCGACGACTACAGCGTCTTCCAACAGGGCACCGTCCGCATCCGCACCGATCAGCTCGAACGGTGCTAG